One region of Cucurbita pepo subsp. pepo cultivar mu-cu-16 chromosome LG03, ASM280686v2, whole genome shotgun sequence genomic DNA includes:
- the LOC111790995 gene encoding DNA (cytosine-5)-methyltransferase DRM2-like isoform X2, giving the protein MRAYRFLVSRKICSSAGPSNSKIVDQFIGMGFSAKMVSKAIEENGEENTNSILETLLTLSALEKSPPKQQHVDSDDSFSDYGGSFLDDFTDTDSDSENEGTAKPVSDVDNKRMFLVDMGYSEDEAYAAIERCGVHSSIAELTDFISAAQISKAADVLLGDLPDRPKPTNLNACSKLKKRRHCDYEPWKKKKPRCLDDDDDETIRLPNPMVGFGVPNELSPTVHRKIPEAAMGPPYFYYENVALAPKGVWNTISRFLYDVEPEFVDSKYFCAAARKRGYVHNLPIHNRFPLLPLPPHTVHEAFPLTRKWWPSWDFRTQLNCLQTCIGSARLTDRIRKALEDYDGERDLPLHVQKFVVEQCRKWNLVWVGKNKVAPLEPDEVEMLLGFPKNHTRGGGISRTDRYKSLGNSFQVDTVAYHLSVLKDMFPGGINLLSLFSGIGGAEVALHRLGIPLKNVVSVDISEVNRNIVRSWWEQTNQKGTLIDLADVQELDADRLQYYMNLFGGFDLVVGGSPCNNLTGSNRYTRDGLEGKESILFYDYFRILDLVKCIATKTE; this is encoded by the exons ATACGAATTCTATACTTGAGACTCTCCTCACGTTGTCG GCTCTTGAAAAATCTCCTCCGAAGCAGCAGCATGTCGATAGTGACGACTCGTTTTCAGATTACGGTGGAAGTTTTCTGGATGATTTTACTGATACAGACAGTGATTCTGAAAATGAG GGGACTGCAAAACCGGTATCCGATGTTGATAACAAAAGGATGTTCTTGGTGGACATGGGATACTCTGAAGATGAAGCTTATGCAGCAATAGAGAGATGTG GTGTGCATTCCTCAATTGCAGAGCTGACAGATTTTATATCTGCTGCTCAAATTTCAAAGGCTGCAGATGTTCTTCTTGGTGATCTCCCTGATAGG CCAAAGCCGACGAATCTCAATGCCTGCAGTAAGCTCAAAAAGAGAAGGCATTGTGATTACGAGCcatggaaaaagaagaagccgAGGTGCcttgacgacgacgacgacgagaCAATTCGTTTGCCAAACCCAATGGTTGGGTTCGGGGTTCCGAATGAACTGTCTCCTACGGTTCACAGAAAAATTCCAGAAGCAGCCATGGGACCTCCCTACTTTTACTACGAAAACGTGGCGCTCGCTCCAAAAGGAGTATGGAATACAATTTCCCGCTTCTTATACGACGTTGAACCCGAATTTGTTGATTCCAAATATTTCTGTGCTGCTGCAAGAAAAAGAGGCTATGTTCATAATCTCCCAATACATAACAgatttcctcttcttcctttgcCTCCCCACACTGTTCATGAAGCATTTCCTTTAACAAGGAAATGGTGGCCTTCATGGGATTTTAGAACACAGTTAAATTGTTTACAAACTTGCATTGGAAGTGCTCGATTGACCGATAGGATTCGTAAAGCTCTTGAAGATTACGATGGCGAACGGGATCTGCCATTACATGTGCAGAAGTTTGTCGTAGAACAATGTCGAAAATGGAATTTGGTTTGGGTCGGAAAAAATAAGGTTGCCCCGCTCGAACCCGATGAAGTAGAAATGCTTTTGGGATTCCCCAAGAACCATACTAGAGGGGGTGGAATCAGTAGAACAGATAGATACAAGTCTCTTGGCAATTCATTCCAG GTCGACACCGTGGCGTATCATCTCTCGGTTTTGAAGGACATGTTCCCAGGAGGAATCAATCTCCTCTCGCTCTTTTCTGGTATCGGAGGTGCAGAAGTGGCACTTCATCGCCTCGGTATCCCGCTTAAAAATGTAGTCTCGGTCGATATCTCGGAAGTGAACCGGAACATTGTGCGAAGTTGGTGGGagcaaacaaaccaaaaaggTACTTTGATTGATCTTGCTGATGTGCAAGAGCTAGATGCAGATAGGTTACAATACtatatgaacttatttggagGTTTCGATCTCGTAGTCGGAGGGAGCCCTTGTAATAACCTTACGGGTAGCAATAGGTACACTCGAGATGGACTCGAGGGCAAAGAATCCATCTTGTTTTATGACTACTTTAGAATCTTAGATTTGGTCAAGTGTATAGCCACCAAAACTGAATGA